Proteins encoded together in one Rubripirellula reticaptiva window:
- a CDS encoding glutamate synthase subunit beta, with protein MGKPTGFKEFDRKKVPWRLPVVRINDYDEIYTEPKLDQLKEQGARCMDCGVPFCQSNTGCPIDNLIPEWNDLIYNNRWKEAIERLHKTNNFPEFTGRVCPAPCEGSCVLGITNPPVTIKNIENAIVDRAWAEGWIVPEPPETRTGKTVAIVGSGPAGLTAADQLNKAGHTVTVFERANRLGGLLQYGIPNMKLSKQAVQRRIDKMTTEGITFKTGVNIGVDVLPKDLQKDFDAVLLACGATKPRDLPIDNRDAKGIYPAMDFLTNNTMQMVHGDSIDETFINAEGKDVIVIGGGDTGTDCIGTSLRHGCRSLVNFELLPKPPEDRAPDNPWPQWPRIFRVDYGHEEASEKFGRDPREYQILSKEFLKDDKGNLRGIKTVNVEWTKKDDGGWAMSEVAGSEKDWPAQLILLAMGFLGPEQYVAESLGLEVDPRSNFQAVHGAYTTNIEGVFAAGDCRRGQSLVVWAINEGRGAARAIDIYLEGSSNLPAPGQTMGTAMEMSN; from the coding sequence ATGGGCAAGCCAACCGGATTCAAAGAGTTTGACCGCAAGAAAGTGCCGTGGCGTCTGCCAGTCGTTCGCATCAACGACTACGACGAAATCTATACCGAACCGAAACTTGATCAGCTTAAAGAACAAGGTGCTCGGTGCATGGATTGCGGCGTACCGTTTTGCCAGTCCAACACCGGTTGTCCGATCGACAATTTGATTCCCGAGTGGAATGATCTGATCTACAACAACCGCTGGAAAGAAGCGATCGAGCGGTTGCATAAGACCAACAACTTCCCAGAGTTCACTGGACGGGTTTGCCCCGCGCCGTGCGAAGGCTCGTGCGTGCTTGGCATCACCAATCCGCCAGTCACAATCAAGAATATCGAAAACGCAATCGTCGACCGAGCTTGGGCCGAAGGCTGGATCGTTCCCGAACCGCCCGAGACTCGCACGGGCAAAACAGTCGCGATTGTGGGCAGTGGCCCTGCTGGATTGACGGCGGCTGACCAGTTGAACAAGGCTGGCCACACGGTCACCGTGTTTGAACGAGCGAACCGTTTGGGCGGATTGCTGCAGTACGGCATCCCCAATATGAAACTTTCCAAACAGGCGGTTCAGCGGCGCATCGACAAGATGACGACCGAAGGTATTACGTTCAAAACCGGCGTCAACATCGGTGTCGATGTGTTGCCAAAGGATCTGCAGAAAGACTTTGACGCCGTGCTGCTTGCCTGCGGTGCAACCAAGCCTCGCGACCTGCCAATCGACAACCGCGATGCCAAGGGCATCTACCCGGCAATGGATTTCTTGACGAACAACACGATGCAAATGGTGCATGGTGACTCGATTGACGAAACATTTATCAATGCCGAAGGCAAAGATGTGATCGTGATCGGCGGTGGTGACACTGGTACTGACTGCATCGGCACATCGCTTCGTCATGGTTGCCGAAGTCTGGTCAATTTCGAACTGCTACCTAAACCTCCCGAAGATCGCGCCCCGGACAATCCGTGGCCACAATGGCCACGAATTTTCCGAGTCGACTACGGTCACGAAGAAGCGTCCGAGAAGTTTGGTCGCGATCCGCGCGAGTACCAAATCCTAAGCAAGGAATTCTTGAAGGACGACAAAGGCAACCTGCGCGGCATCAAGACGGTCAACGTCGAGTGGACCAAAAAGGATGACGGCGGATGGGCCATGTCTGAAGTCGCGGGCAGCGAAAAAGACTGGCCAGCTCAGTTGATACTGTTAGCGATGGGCTTCCTGGGCCCTGAACAGTACGTCGCCGAATCACTCGGTCTAGAAGTTGATCCTCGCAGCAACTTCCAAGCAGTCCACGGCGCGTACACCACCAACATTGAAGGCGTTTTTGCAGCAGGCGACTGCCGACGTGGCCAAAGCTTGGTCGTCTGGGCGATCAACGAAGGGCGAGGTGCCGCCCGTGCGATCGACATCTACTTGGAAGGCAGCAGCAACTTGCCTGCACCTGGCCAAACGATGGGAACCGCGATGGAAATGAGCAACTAG
- a CDS encoding putative motility protein has product MSSIPAPVQQVLQARDQAMAQKIDMAVARKALDSQKQTGDAIVSMLEQNVNVQKQIANGHLDVRV; this is encoded by the coding sequence ATGTCGAGTATTCCTGCACCGGTACAGCAAGTCCTTCAAGCTCGTGACCAAGCAATGGCTCAGAAAATCGATATGGCTGTCGCAAGAAAAGCACTCGATTCGCAAAAGCAAACCGGCGACGCGATCGTCTCGATGCTTGAACAAAACGTAAACGTCCAAAAGCAGATTGCCAATGGACACTTAGACGTTCGCGTTTAA
- a CDS encoding zinc metallopeptidase, whose protein sequence is MIMYFLFLAPALLLGLYAQWKVKSAFSEMSKVPARMSGAEAARRMLDNGGLQSVRIEQVQGHLSDHYDPRAKVLRLSSDVYGGRSMAALGVACHEAGHAFQDATGYLPLVVRNAAVPAANFGSGISGVLLMVGYLMSSKALILIGVIFFSAVVFFQLVNLPVEFDASARAKRELVAQGMIAGNEEHYVSKVLGAAALTYVAATLQSVMTLAYYLFMIFGNQRSND, encoded by the coding sequence ATGATCATGTATTTTCTTTTTCTGGCTCCGGCGTTGCTTTTAGGGCTATATGCCCAATGGAAGGTGAAATCGGCGTTCAGCGAGATGAGCAAAGTACCGGCTAGGATGTCGGGTGCTGAGGCGGCCCGTCGGATGCTCGACAATGGTGGTTTGCAGTCGGTTCGGATTGAGCAGGTGCAGGGCCATTTGAGTGATCATTACGATCCGCGTGCAAAGGTGCTTCGCCTAAGCAGCGATGTCTACGGTGGTCGTTCAATGGCGGCGCTTGGTGTGGCCTGTCACGAGGCTGGACACGCGTTCCAGGATGCAACGGGATATCTGCCGTTGGTGGTTCGCAACGCGGCGGTACCGGCGGCGAACTTTGGTTCTGGCATCAGCGGCGTTTTGCTGATGGTCGGTTATCTGATGTCGTCGAAGGCGTTGATTTTGATCGGTGTGATCTTCTTCTCGGCGGTCGTGTTCTTTCAGTTGGTAAATTTGCCCGTCGAGTTTGACGCTAGTGCACGTGCGAAACGCGAATTGGTGGCCCAGGGAATGATTGCGGGCAACGAAGAGCATTACGTCAGCAAGGTGCTAGGGGCAGCTGCCCTGACCTATGTGGCGGCTACTCTGCAGTCGGTCATGACGTTGGCGTATTACCTGTTCATGATTTTCGGAAATCAACGCAGCAACGATTGA
- a CDS encoding DUF3500 domain-containing protein: protein MRLFVRSAVAVSICAVACTIIGLKVGDPPGQQMQTFAESFVASLDADQKAKAIMAYDSPARVDWHFIPKKSRKGLMIREMNTAQQTAALRLVRAALSEMGYDKTNKIMMNEKVLFELEGDKRNWDRDSGMYYLTLFGEPKNEGSWGMSFEGHHLSLNFVCRDGKMVDSTPQFFATNPATIMDEVSGPLGKGTRILKEEEDLAFELVRSLSGKKLETAMIADKAPAEIRFAGEAQPKVGKPEGISMGQLDPAGKQLLQDLVGVYVDAVADDIAAQRRELIQQSGWDNVYFAWAGATEPGIGHYYRVRGNTFLIEFVNTQPDASGNPANHIHAVWRDLTGDFDLPIE from the coding sequence ATGCGACTATTCGTTCGCTCTGCCGTTGCCGTTTCGATTTGCGCTGTCGCCTGCACCATTATCGGATTAAAAGTCGGTGATCCGCCGGGGCAGCAGATGCAGACGTTCGCCGAGTCCTTTGTGGCGTCGCTTGATGCTGATCAAAAAGCCAAAGCGATTATGGCTTATGACTCGCCCGCACGCGTCGACTGGCACTTCATCCCTAAGAAGTCACGTAAGGGATTGATGATTCGGGAAATGAACACCGCCCAGCAAACCGCAGCCTTGCGACTGGTCCGCGCGGCCCTTAGCGAGATGGGGTACGACAAGACGAACAAAATCATGATGAATGAAAAGGTTCTGTTCGAACTCGAAGGCGATAAACGTAATTGGGATCGCGACTCCGGTATGTACTACCTGACTCTGTTCGGTGAACCCAAGAACGAAGGTTCGTGGGGCATGAGTTTCGAAGGGCACCACTTGTCGCTGAACTTCGTTTGCCGTGACGGAAAGATGGTTGACAGCACGCCACAATTCTTTGCGACCAATCCTGCCACGATCATGGACGAAGTCTCTGGGCCGCTGGGAAAAGGCACACGGATTTTGAAGGAAGAAGAAGACTTGGCGTTTGAATTGGTTCGTTCATTGTCCGGTAAGAAACTGGAAACTGCGATGATCGCTGACAAGGCGCCTGCGGAAATTCGGTTCGCCGGTGAGGCTCAACCGAAGGTCGGCAAGCCCGAAGGCATCTCAATGGGGCAACTTGACCCGGCCGGAAAACAGTTGCTGCAGGACCTGGTCGGCGTCTATGTCGACGCGGTCGCCGATGACATCGCTGCTCAACGCCGTGAACTTATCCAGCAGTCTGGTTGGGACAACGTCTACTTTGCTTGGGCCGGTGCTACTGAACCTGGTATCGGACACTACTATCGCGTCCGCGGTAACACGTTTCTGATCGAATTCGTAAATACTCAGCCTGACGCCTCTGGAAATCCAGCCAACCACATTCACGCGGTTTGGCGGGACTTGACAGGCGACTTTGATTTACCGATCGAGTAA
- the gltB gene encoding glutamate synthase large subunit, with amino-acid sequence MNNGNPQNDTTNVKTPLFHLPPAHGLYDPNFEKDSCGVGFIAHIKGVPSHQNVIDADTILQNMDHRGACGCETNTGDGSGIMCGLPHKFLRKVAKSDLGVDLPEPGKFAAGLVFLPQDTDERAQCKATIEELIAESGQTFIGWRDVPQKTDIADVGPTARNSEPYIEQLFVGAAGDLKDDAFDRKLYMIHKQASHRLRGEGSSLKQALMFYICSLSSKVIIYKGMLTPAQVLPYFPDLQDPDFETHLAMVHSRFSTNTFPSWDRAQPLRFMSHNGEINTLRGNKNWMRAREGSAASELFGDDLQKLFPVIEPNGSDSGTFDNVLEFMLMNGRTLQEAIMMMVPEAWQKHETMPEQKRAFYEYLSCMMEPWDGPASIVFTDGHYIGATLDRNGLRPSRYYITHDDRVIMASEVGVLPVDPAIVKEKGRLQPGKMFLVDFAEGRLIPDEELKSDFARKMPYGDWLKEQRIRLSDLNPQNEPHGFDSDTLLPRMQAFGYTAETLNFMLRPLVSELRDPVGSMGNDSALACLSDKPRMIYDYFKQLFAQVTNPSIDSIREEVIMSLECYIGPEQNLLSATPAHCHRLLVDHPILTNEEIAALKHIDYEGWHSCVIDTTFDRSEGKAGLKKAIDRIAAEAEAAADAGIQLVVLSDRAISHDRVPVSALLAVGAVHHHLVAQAKRTRIGLMVETGEAREVHHHCLLIGYGADGINPYLAFEALWQARIDGLMAPTLDDDKVVAGYRKGVAKGMLKVMAKMGISTLQSYKGAQIFEALGLCDDVIDKCFVGTASRIQGVTFDILAEETMRRHKLGFPTKTSDRLPALPNLGEFHWRAEGEKHAWSPQSISDLQVAARNNDEDAYWRFAHTINEDNRNRCTLRGLFGFHIDDAKSIPLDEVQPAKEIVKRFCTGAMSLGSISAESHETIAVAMNRLGGKSNTGEGGEDPIRFKPLENGDSKRSAIKQVASGRFGVTIEYLSNADEIQIKISQGAKPGEGGELPGKKVDQTIARIRYSTPGVGLISPPPHHDIYSIEDLAQLIHDLKNANRAARVSVKLVSEVGVGVIASGVAKAHADHILIAGDTGGTGASPLTSIKHAGLPWELGIAETHQVLVLNNLRSRVVLQTDGGLKTGRDVVIAALLGAEEFGFSTAPLITLGCIMMRKCHLNTCPVGIATQDVELRKKFSGKPEHVVNYLFMVAEDARRWMAKLGYRSIDEMVGHSEMLKTDQAIQHWKSDGLDLTKILMPAKKPSDDVGVIQSMAQDHGLEKSLDMTVLLEAAKPAIETGEPVVIQAPIVNINRTVGTILSNEIAKKYGQAGLPDDTIRIELTGSAGQSLGAFLAHGVTIELEGDANDYVGKGLSGGRVIVFPPREASFVAEDNILVGNVCLYGATSGEAYLRGRAAERFCVRNSGAITVVEGVGDHGCEYMTGGRVICLGKTGRNFAAGMSGGIAYVLDKDGDFNLNCNLATVELEQIETPEEEAEVKAIIQKHADFTGSEVAAWALSNWDEFKAKCVKVMPTDYKRVLQNLQVEEELV; translated from the coding sequence ATGAATAACGGTAATCCACAAAACGACACGACGAACGTGAAGACTCCTCTGTTTCACTTGCCGCCGGCCCATGGCCTGTACGACCCAAATTTCGAAAAAGATTCCTGCGGCGTTGGATTCATCGCTCACATCAAGGGTGTCCCCAGCCACCAAAACGTGATTGATGCCGACACCATTCTTCAGAACATGGACCACCGCGGTGCCTGTGGTTGCGAAACCAACACTGGCGACGGAAGCGGCATCATGTGCGGCCTGCCTCATAAATTCCTTCGCAAAGTCGCGAAGTCAGACTTGGGTGTTGACCTTCCTGAACCGGGCAAATTTGCCGCTGGCTTGGTTTTCTTGCCACAAGACACCGACGAGCGGGCGCAATGCAAAGCGACAATCGAAGAACTGATCGCTGAATCAGGTCAGACCTTCATTGGTTGGCGCGACGTTCCACAAAAGACTGACATTGCGGACGTTGGCCCGACCGCTCGCAACAGCGAACCCTACATCGAACAACTTTTCGTTGGCGCCGCAGGCGACCTAAAGGATGATGCGTTCGATCGCAAGCTGTACATGATTCACAAGCAAGCCAGCCACCGCCTGCGTGGCGAGGGCAGCAGCTTAAAGCAAGCGCTGATGTTCTACATCTGTTCGCTCTCGTCAAAGGTCATCATCTACAAGGGCATGCTAACGCCAGCCCAAGTCTTGCCGTATTTCCCTGATCTGCAAGATCCAGATTTTGAAACTCACTTGGCAATGGTCCACAGTCGTTTCTCGACGAACACGTTCCCTAGTTGGGACCGGGCGCAGCCGCTGCGTTTCATGAGCCACAATGGCGAAATCAACACGCTACGTGGTAACAAGAACTGGATGCGAGCACGCGAAGGTTCGGCCGCAAGCGAACTGTTCGGTGATGACTTGCAGAAACTATTCCCCGTCATCGAGCCCAACGGCAGCGACTCGGGAACGTTCGACAACGTGCTGGAGTTCATGCTAATGAACGGCCGCACGTTGCAAGAAGCGATCATGATGATGGTCCCCGAGGCATGGCAGAAACACGAAACCATGCCCGAACAAAAGCGGGCGTTTTACGAGTATCTGAGCTGCATGATGGAACCTTGGGACGGACCAGCATCGATCGTGTTCACCGACGGACATTACATCGGCGCGACATTGGACCGAAATGGCCTACGACCAAGTCGTTATTACATCACACACGACGACCGCGTGATCATGGCAAGCGAAGTTGGCGTGTTGCCGGTCGATCCGGCAATCGTCAAAGAGAAAGGGCGTCTGCAACCCGGCAAAATGTTCTTGGTCGACTTTGCCGAAGGCCGATTGATTCCCGACGAAGAACTCAAGAGCGACTTCGCTCGCAAGATGCCCTACGGCGATTGGCTCAAAGAGCAACGCATCCGCTTATCGGATTTGAACCCGCAAAACGAACCGCACGGTTTCGACAGCGACACGCTGTTGCCGCGCATGCAGGCATTTGGATACACCGCTGAAACGCTTAACTTCATGCTGCGTCCGCTGGTATCCGAACTGCGCGACCCCGTCGGATCGATGGGCAACGACAGCGCGTTGGCGTGTCTGTCGGACAAGCCGCGGATGATCTACGATTACTTCAAGCAACTCTTTGCGCAAGTGACGAACCCGTCGATCGACTCGATCCGCGAAGAAGTCATCATGTCGCTGGAATGCTACATCGGTCCGGAACAAAACCTGTTGTCGGCGACACCGGCACACTGTCACCGATTGTTGGTCGACCATCCGATTCTGACCAACGAAGAAATCGCCGCTCTCAAGCACATCGATTACGAAGGCTGGCATAGCTGCGTGATCGACACGACATTCGATCGCAGCGAAGGCAAAGCAGGCTTGAAGAAAGCGATTGACCGAATCGCAGCCGAAGCTGAAGCGGCCGCGGACGCAGGCATCCAGTTAGTCGTACTTAGCGACCGCGCAATCTCACACGACCGGGTTCCCGTAAGTGCGTTGTTGGCGGTCGGTGCTGTGCACCACCACTTGGTCGCGCAAGCTAAACGAACTCGAATCGGATTGATGGTTGAAACCGGTGAAGCTCGCGAAGTTCACCACCACTGCTTGCTAATCGGTTACGGCGCGGACGGCATCAACCCGTACTTGGCGTTCGAAGCTCTCTGGCAAGCCCGCATCGACGGTTTGATGGCCCCGACGCTCGATGACGACAAAGTCGTTGCCGGTTATCGCAAAGGTGTCGCCAAGGGCATGCTAAAAGTGATGGCCAAGATGGGCATCAGCACGCTACAAAGTTACAAAGGCGCACAGATCTTCGAAGCACTCGGACTCTGCGACGACGTTATCGACAAGTGTTTCGTCGGTACCGCCAGCCGCATCCAAGGTGTCACGTTTGACATCTTGGCCGAAGAAACCATGCGTCGTCATAAATTGGGTTTCCCAACCAAGACGTCCGACCGTCTGCCGGCGCTACCCAACTTGGGCGAATTCCACTGGCGTGCCGAAGGTGAAAAGCACGCTTGGTCGCCTCAGTCGATCTCGGACCTGCAAGTCGCCGCTCGCAACAACGACGAAGACGCGTACTGGCGATTCGCTCATACGATCAACGAAGACAATCGCAACCGATGCACGCTGCGTGGTCTGTTTGGTTTCCACATTGACGATGCGAAATCGATTCCGCTTGACGAAGTTCAACCAGCAAAAGAAATCGTCAAGCGTTTCTGCACCGGTGCGATGTCGCTAGGCAGCATCAGCGCCGAATCACACGAAACGATCGCAGTGGCGATGAACCGCTTGGGCGGCAAGAGCAACACCGGCGAAGGTGGCGAGGATCCAATCCGATTCAAGCCGCTCGAAAACGGCGACTCAAAACGATCCGCAATCAAGCAAGTCGCCTCGGGACGCTTCGGTGTCACGATCGAGTATTTGTCGAATGCTGACGAAATCCAAATCAAAATCTCGCAGGGTGCAAAGCCCGGCGAAGGTGGCGAGTTGCCGGGCAAGAAGGTCGACCAAACGATCGCTCGGATTCGTTACAGCACGCCAGGCGTTGGCCTGATCAGTCCGCCGCCGCACCACGACATCTATTCGATCGAAGACCTGGCTCAATTGATTCACGACCTCAAGAACGCCAACCGGGCCGCCCGAGTCAGCGTCAAGTTGGTCAGTGAGGTCGGCGTCGGCGTGATTGCATCGGGCGTCGCAAAGGCGCACGCCGACCACATCCTGATTGCAGGCGACACCGGCGGAACCGGTGCGTCACCGCTGACCAGTATCAAGCACGCAGGGTTACCGTGGGAGCTCGGAATTGCAGAAACTCACCAAGTCTTGGTGCTGAACAATTTGCGTTCGCGAGTTGTTCTGCAAACTGACGGCGGCTTGAAAACCGGTCGCGACGTCGTGATCGCTGCTCTATTGGGCGCCGAAGAGTTCGGTTTCTCAACCGCGCCGCTGATCACTCTGGGCTGCATCATGATGCGAAAGTGTCACCTCAACACGTGCCCGGTTGGCATCGCGACTCAAGACGTCGAACTTCGCAAAAAGTTTTCGGGCAAGCCTGAACACGTCGTCAACTACTTGTTCATGGTCGCCGAAGATGCTCGTCGTTGGATGGCGAAACTTGGCTATCGTTCAATTGATGAAATGGTCGGGCACAGCGAGATGCTGAAGACTGATCAAGCGATCCAGCACTGGAAGAGCGACGGTCTCGACCTGACGAAAATCTTGATGCCGGCCAAAAAGCCAAGCGACGATGTCGGCGTGATCCAGTCAATGGCGCAAGACCATGGACTTGAAAAATCGCTCGACATGACAGTCTTGTTAGAAGCTGCCAAGCCAGCGATCGAGACAGGAGAACCGGTCGTGATCCAAGCACCGATCGTCAACATCAACCGAACCGTTGGCACCATTCTTAGCAACGAAATTGCCAAGAAATACGGCCAAGCGGGATTGCCTGATGACACGATTCGGATCGAACTGACCGGTTCAGCAGGCCAAAGCCTGGGTGCGTTCTTGGCGCACGGCGTCACGATCGAACTCGAAGGCGATGCAAATGACTACGTCGGCAAGGGCCTTAGCGGCGGACGCGTGATCGTGTTCCCGCCTCGCGAAGCGAGCTTTGTCGCAGAGGACAATATCCTGGTCGGCAATGTCTGCTTGTACGGTGCGACCAGCGGCGAGGCGTACCTGCGAGGCCGCGCGGCCGAACGTTTCTGTGTGCGAAACAGTGGCGCGATCACAGTCGTCGAAGGCGTCGGCGATCACGGTTGCGAATACATGACCGGTGGACGTGTAATTTGCCTGGGCAAGACCGGACGCAACTTTGCCGCCGGTATGTCAGGCGGGATCGCGTACGTCCTGGACAAGGATGGCGACTTCAACCTGAACTGCAACCTGGCGACGGTTGAACTCGAGCAAATCGAGACACCCGAGGAAGAAGCCGAAGTGAAGGCAATTATCCAAAAGCATGCAGACTTCACAGGCAGCGAGGTGGCCGCTTGGGCGTTGTCGAACTGGGATGAGTTCAAGGCCAAGTGCGTCAAGGTGATGCCCACGGACTACAAGCGAGTGCTGCAGAATTTGCAAGTCGAAGAAGAACTCGTTTAG
- a CDS encoding M28 family peptidase, producing the protein MLCSFACRLAFVFVGVLTLSAGLHAEAPDAAKVSGHEKLLLSGARQITFEGRRAGEGYFSADGNRMVFQSERDPANPFYQIYVTDLETGDIEIVSPGFGKTTCAWIHPAGDRILFASTQADPDAKQKQIDELELRASGKERRYSWDYDPAYELYAKDLKSGEYSQLTDALGYDAEASYSPDGSQIVFASNRSAYERELSEREKKLLEVDPASMIDLYIMDADGANVRRLTDVAGYDGGPFFSPDGSRLCWRRFSEDGVTAEVYTMRTDGTDVKRLTNLNAMSWAPFFHPSGDYLIFTTNRHGFANFELYLVRADGEGEPVRVTDTDGFDGLPVFLPDGKRLSWTSTRTKSKQSQIFLADWDDAKARKLLGLSSNESEDRSAAIASAQSSSPDFSPADVMRHVDYLTRPELGGRLTGTEGERRATAYVAAYLESLGLEPAGEDGTFYQSFDFPAGSSLGPNNQLITGDRALELNKDWVPLSFSADGEIGAADIVFAGYGLQVPGGENSDEYDSYVHLNVAGQWVLVYRDLPQDITPEQRQQMARYSSPRRKATVARDLGAKGIVFVAGPSSKVRNELIRFDSDASQAGVSIGAVSVTNEVAAKWLAGAGQDLGKIQSELDDGSLAMGFAVENAKMNATIQIDRKRGTGRNVVARLNGGAQANASEPVVIVGAHIDHLGKGGGSNSLAKEDERDGIHVGADDNASGVAAMLEIAQYLAAEKKAGRLNAKRDLLVAGWSGEELGLFGSQAFVDSYYDLYPDAPKTPVDAGYAAAAAAHGMTTDAAPLTAGVAAYLNLDMVGRLREKLVVQGLGSSPGFDSEVQRRNVPVGLELTLDKTSTRLPTDTSAFVSRNVPILSAFTGAHEDYHTPRDTPDKLNYEGAAKISRLFALLTRGFMAAADPPKFELSEGEASEKDVPRANLTAYLGTIPDYVAGEIKGLKLSGVAGEGPASKAGLKGGDVIIELAGRKIEDIYDYTYAIEALKIGEEVGIVVRRDDEDVKLKITPTARD; encoded by the coding sequence ATGCTTTGCTCATTTGCTTGCCGTTTGGCTTTTGTTTTTGTTGGTGTTCTGACGCTTTCTGCTGGATTGCATGCCGAGGCGCCGGACGCGGCAAAGGTGAGCGGCCACGAAAAGTTGCTGCTAAGCGGGGCTCGCCAAATCACGTTCGAGGGGCGTCGCGCGGGCGAAGGCTACTTCAGTGCCGATGGCAACCGAATGGTTTTCCAAAGCGAGCGTGATCCGGCCAACCCGTTCTATCAAATCTATGTGACCGATCTGGAAACCGGCGACATCGAAATCGTGTCGCCGGGTTTCGGTAAGACTACTTGTGCGTGGATTCACCCCGCCGGCGACCGGATTCTGTTCGCCAGCACACAAGCGGATCCCGATGCCAAGCAAAAGCAAATCGATGAACTCGAGCTTCGTGCCAGCGGCAAAGAACGCCGCTATTCCTGGGACTACGATCCGGCGTACGAACTGTATGCCAAAGATTTGAAGTCAGGCGAGTACTCGCAGTTGACCGATGCGCTTGGTTACGACGCCGAAGCCAGTTACAGCCCTGATGGAAGTCAGATTGTTTTTGCATCGAACCGTTCGGCGTACGAGCGAGAATTATCCGAGCGTGAGAAGAAACTGCTCGAAGTCGACCCGGCTTCGATGATTGACCTCTACATCATGGACGCTGATGGTGCGAATGTTCGCCGATTGACGGACGTTGCTGGATATGACGGAGGCCCATTCTTTTCGCCAGATGGATCACGGTTGTGTTGGCGCCGTTTCAGCGAAGATGGAGTTACGGCCGAGGTCTACACGATGAGAACAGACGGGACGGACGTGAAGCGTTTGACCAATCTCAACGCGATGAGCTGGGCTCCGTTCTTTCACCCCAGCGGTGATTATCTGATCTTCACAACCAATCGGCATGGTTTTGCCAACTTTGAACTTTACCTCGTTCGTGCCGACGGCGAGGGTGAGCCTGTACGTGTGACCGATACCGATGGTTTTGATGGCTTGCCGGTGTTCTTGCCCGATGGAAAACGTTTGTCATGGACATCGACTCGGACCAAGTCGAAGCAGTCGCAGATTTTTTTGGCTGATTGGGATGACGCCAAAGCCCGCAAATTGCTGGGTTTATCAAGTAACGAAAGCGAAGACCGCTCGGCCGCGATTGCTTCGGCGCAGTCGTCTTCGCCTGACTTTTCGCCGGCCGATGTGATGCGACATGTCGACTATTTGACTCGTCCCGAACTCGGCGGCCGATTGACGGGTACCGAGGGAGAACGAAGAGCGACTGCTTACGTGGCCGCTTACCTGGAAAGCCTTGGTCTAGAACCGGCGGGTGAAGATGGCACTTTCTATCAATCCTTTGATTTTCCTGCCGGTTCGTCGTTAGGGCCAAACAATCAATTGATTACCGGTGATCGTGCGTTGGAATTGAATAAGGATTGGGTGCCGTTGTCGTTTTCGGCGGATGGTGAGATCGGTGCAGCCGACATCGTCTTCGCGGGCTACGGACTGCAGGTTCCCGGTGGCGAAAACAGCGACGAATATGACAGCTATGTGCACTTGAACGTGGCTGGTCAGTGGGTGTTGGTTTATCGCGATTTGCCTCAGGACATCACGCCCGAGCAGCGTCAGCAAATGGCACGTTACAGTTCGCCGCGACGCAAAGCGACTGTCGCTCGGGATCTTGGTGCGAAAGGGATCGTCTTCGTCGCTGGTCCATCCAGCAAAGTGCGAAACGAGTTGATCCGGTTCGATAGCGATGCGTCGCAAGCCGGTGTGTCGATCGGCGCGGTTTCGGTCACCAACGAAGTCGCTGCCAAGTGGCTGGCGGGTGCAGGCCAAGATCTGGGCAAGATCCAGTCCGAACTGGACGATGGATCGCTTGCGATGGGGTTCGCGGTTGAAAATGCAAAGATGAATGCGACGATTCAAATCGATCGTAAACGGGGAACAGGTCGCAACGTGGTGGCTCGTTTAAACGGTGGGGCACAAGCAAATGCATCGGAGCCAGTTGTCATCGTGGGGGCTCACATCGACCACTTGGGCAAAGGCGGCGGCAGTAACTCGCTTGCCAAAGAAGACGAGCGAGATGGAATTCATGTTGGCGCTGACGATAACGCGTCGGGTGTGGCGGCAATGCTTGAGATTGCCCAGTACTTAGCTGCCGAAAAGAAGGCGGGACGATTGAATGCGAAACGAGACCTGCTGGTTGCTGGATGGAGCGGTGAAGAGCTCGGGTTGTTTGGTTCACAGGCGTTTGTTGATTCCTACTATGATCTCTACCCCGATGCACCCAAAACGCCAGTCGACGCGGGCTATGCCGCTGCTGCTGCGGCGCATGGAATGACGACTGATGCGGCGCCGCTGACTGCGGGAGTTGCCGCCTATTTGAACTTGGACATGGTGGGCCGACTGCGTGAAAAGCTAGTGGTCCAAGGATTGGGGTCATCGCCCGGGTTTGATTCCGAAGTCCAGCGGCGAAACGTGCCGGTTGGATTGGAATTGACACTGGATAAGACGAGCACCCGGTTGCCAACGGATACATCAGCGTTTGTTTCACGAAATGTGCCAATCTTGTCAGCGTTTACCGGGGCACACGAGGACTACCACACGCCTCGTGACACGCCCGACAAACTGAACTATGAAGGAGCCGCAAAAATCAGCCGTTTGTTCGCGTTGTTGACTCGCGGATTCATGGCGGCGGCCGATCCACCGAAATTTGAGTTGTCCGAAGGCGAGGCTTCTGAAAAAGACGTTCCGCGGGCAAACTTGACGGCTTATTTAGGAACGATCCCTGATTATGTTGCTGGCGAGATCAAGGGGCTGAAGCTAAGCGGCGTCGCGGGCGAAGGCCCGGCGTCGAAAGCTGGGTTGAAAGGGGGCGACGTGATCATTGAATTGGCGGGCCGAAAAATCGAAGACATTTACGACTACACCTACGCCATCGAGGCTTTGAAGATTGGTGAAGAAGTGGGGATCGTGGTTCGCCGTGATGATGAAGACGTCAAGCTGAAAATCACGCCGACGGCGAGGGACTGA